AAGTTATATGCTTTGTGCAATTTATTATGTTTATTACAATGGAGTCATTGTTATTATCCTAGGATATATTCATGGTGCCAGAGTCTTGGCAGCTGTACCTGCAAAGTCCTTGGCCTCCTCAGTTGGCACTGATCGCTCTGACCCTAGATCAGTTTTGTTGCCCACCAGCATGACTACGATGTGAGGGTCTGCATGGTCATAGAGCTCCTTCAGCCAGCGCTCCACACTCTCATAGGTCAGATGCTTGGTGATGTCATAGACCAGTAGCGCTCCGACAGCTCCTCTATAATAACTAGTGAGAAAATATGAAAGCGAAAGAGGTGGTGAGATAAGTCAACACCTTACCCGTAACCTGATGTTTTTATTCATATTGATACAGTATGGGATGGGTGATGCCTCCGAGCATCCATATCCCATTTTTCTCTTGAAATGCCATGTAGGCCTCCATAGTATGATACATTGAACCGACAAAAACCGTTATAATATAGACTTGGTTTTTGATTGCAGAAAGACATTTCTAGGGAAGGAAACTTGCATGAGGGAATTTTTCAGTGAAGTAATTACTCAACTCTGGACAGAGAAGAACTAATCCTGCTGGGGTATAGCATATCCTCAGATTTTCCATGTCATTAAATTGAATGGACATGTTTTTATTGTTTTGAAACGTGTTTCCATGCAATTAACCCTTCCAGAGTCTTTATAAAAGAACAAGTCAGGAATTTCTTAAGCCAGAGAAGAAACATGTTTGGGTCTGGATGTTTATTGAATATGTCCAGCCAAATGGATATTTAGACCAAAATGCACAAGTAGTAAATGACTGAAACAGTGAACCTGCTGTTTGTTCCTCCAGGCTATCTGGGCAAAATGTGAAACCAGTCCCTGTTCACGTGGAGTGTTTGGGCCTATAATACCACCCAAGATACCCACACAATAGTGAGAAATtgtcattttgtgtgtgtgtgtgtacgttggTCCACAGTTTAACCCAGATTACTAACGCGGAGGTGATGGCCCTGTACCGCTCCAGCCCAGCCGTGTCCCAGATTTGAGCCTTGATGATGAGACCTTTCAGCTGAATTGTACGTGTGCTGAACTCCACCCCGATGGTGGTGCGGCTGTCGTGGTTGAACTCGTTCTTGGTGAAGCGGGAGAGCAGGTTGCTCTTGCCAACACCGGACTCACCTATCAGAACCACTGGAGAAGATGGAAAGGGGAGAGCAGGGCGTGAGTTCAAGTAAACCAGAAAGATGCTTGAATATGTGGTTTACATCCCAGTGAGTCCCTATTATGTGAATGAATGGTATGTCTATCATTTAGGAAGGGGACTAGGTGTGTTTCATCCTAGACATAGACCACTTTATTTTGCCTTAGTGCAGTTGCACATAGTATCTGGTGTAGAACCTCAAGGTGCCATTTCAGGGCACAACACATTTACAATTACAATAATGAGAGTAAGTAATGGATTTTACACACAAAAACAATGATTATTCAATGTATCTCTTTCTTTACTGTTATAATCTCACTCATGTCACCCCGTTGATTAACACCAACTCAT
The sequence above is a segment of the Coregonus clupeaformis isolate EN_2021a unplaced genomic scaffold, ASM2061545v1 scaf3250, whole genome shotgun sequence genome. Coding sequences within it:
- the rab25b gene encoding ras-related protein Rab-25b, whose protein sequence is MGSDEAYNFVFKVVLIGESGVGKSNLLSRFTKNEFNHDSRTTIGVEFSTRTIQLKGLIIKAQIWDTAGLERYRAITSAYYRGAVGALLVYDITKHLTYESVERWLKELYDHADPHIVVMLVGNKTDLGSERSVPTEEAKDFAEKNGLLFLETSALESTNVETAFHNVLGEIHRKVSSKEVTRGSISAVSLASPIPRAAGDPEEKKPCCRNL